From one Dermacentor variabilis isolate Ectoservices chromosome 3, ASM5094787v1, whole genome shotgun sequence genomic stretch:
- the LOC142575275 gene encoding uncharacterized protein LOC142575275 isoform X1 has product MGCVESCDADEVDSRAAMSTYQPPPPPGSDQYVPPPPPSDQVDSYQAPVGTGYCPPPAPDTVDSAATYQPPTFSYQPHGVGYTPGSTYVPPAHPGDSYQPPSEPAFYSGGSAGVTYTPPPAPGGDAYCPPSQPGYDAPQDCYVPPPPPED; this is encoded by the exons ATGGGATGCGTTGAGTCTTGTGACGCAGACG AGGTAGACAGCCGAGCAGCCATGTCCACGTACCAGCCTCCTCCGCCACCTGGCAGCGACCAGTACGTGCCGCCGCCTCCGCCATCCGACCAGGTGGACAGCTACCAGGCACCCGTGGGAACCGGCTACTGCCCACCACCGGCACCGGACACCGTGGACTCGGCGGCCACCTACCAGCCACCCACTTT CAGCTACCAGCCGCACGGAGTAGGGTACACGCCAGGCAGCACCTACGTGCCGCCCGCGCACCCCGGCGACAGCTACCAGCCGCCCAGCGAGCCGGCCTTCTACAGCGGTGGCAGCGCCGGCGTCACGTACACGCCGCCTCCAGCTCCGGGTGGCGACGCGTACTGCCCGCCATCCCAGCCAGGGTACGACGCCCCACAAGACTGCTACGTGCCTCCGCCACCCCCAGAAGATTGA
- the LOC142575275 gene encoding uncharacterized protein LOC142575275 isoform X2 — translation MGCVESCDADEVDSRAAMSTYQPPPPPGSDQYVPPPPPSDQVDSYQAPVGTGYCPPPAPDTVDSAATYQPPTFYQPHGVGYTPGSTYVPPAHPGDSYQPPSEPAFYSGGSAGVTYTPPPAPGGDAYCPPSQPGYDAPQDCYVPPPPPED, via the exons ATGGGATGCGTTGAGTCTTGTGACGCAGACG AGGTAGACAGCCGAGCAGCCATGTCCACGTACCAGCCTCCTCCGCCACCTGGCAGCGACCAGTACGTGCCGCCGCCTCCGCCATCCGACCAGGTGGACAGCTACCAGGCACCCGTGGGAACCGGCTACTGCCCACCACCGGCACCGGACACCGTGGACTCGGCGGCCACCTACCAGCCACCCACTTT CTACCAGCCGCACGGAGTAGGGTACACGCCAGGCAGCACCTACGTGCCGCCCGCGCACCCCGGCGACAGCTACCAGCCGCCCAGCGAGCCGGCCTTCTACAGCGGTGGCAGCGCCGGCGTCACGTACACGCCGCCTCCAGCTCCGGGTGGCGACGCGTACTGCCCGCCATCCCAGCCAGGGTACGACGCCCCACAAGACTGCTACGTGCCTCCGCCACCCCCAGAAGATTGA
- the LOC142575275 gene encoding uncharacterized protein LOC142575275 isoform X3, translated as MSTYQPPPPPGSDQYVPPPPPSDQVDSYQAPVGTGYCPPPAPDTVDSAATYQPPTFSYQPHGVGYTPGSTYVPPAHPGDSYQPPSEPAFYSGGSAGVTYTPPPAPGGDAYCPPSQPGYDAPQDCYVPPPPPED; from the exons ATGTCCACGTACCAGCCTCCTCCGCCACCTGGCAGCGACCAGTACGTGCCGCCGCCTCCGCCATCCGACCAGGTGGACAGCTACCAGGCACCCGTGGGAACCGGCTACTGCCCACCACCGGCACCGGACACCGTGGACTCGGCGGCCACCTACCAGCCACCCACTTT CAGCTACCAGCCGCACGGAGTAGGGTACACGCCAGGCAGCACCTACGTGCCGCCCGCGCACCCCGGCGACAGCTACCAGCCGCCCAGCGAGCCGGCCTTCTACAGCGGTGGCAGCGCCGGCGTCACGTACACGCCGCCTCCAGCTCCGGGTGGCGACGCGTACTGCCCGCCATCCCAGCCAGGGTACGACGCCCCACAAGACTGCTACGTGCCTCCGCCACCCCCAGAAGATTGA